A DNA window from Verrucomicrobiia bacterium contains the following coding sequences:
- a CDS encoding Rrf2 family transcriptional regulator, with translation MLSQKAKYGIRAMLHLAKHGQGKSVLIRDIAEKEKLPRKFLEIILLELKGAGILHSRPGKGGGYTLNRAPGTIPLSRIIRLIDGPLAMVSCVSHTGYAPCRDCLDERTCGIRAVMKKVRDATAQILDETTLGDLLEQERQLEQRMVGLDFHI, from the coding sequence ATGCTGTCGCAAAAAGCCAAGTACGGGATTCGGGCCATGCTCCACCTCGCGAAGCACGGTCAGGGCAAGTCTGTGTTGATTCGAGACATTGCCGAAAAAGAAAAGCTGCCGCGCAAATTCCTTGAAATCATACTCTTGGAACTCAAGGGAGCCGGGATCCTGCACAGCCGTCCGGGCAAGGGAGGGGGATACACCCTCAATCGGGCACCGGGCACGATTCCCCTCAGTCGGATCATTCGGTTGATTGACGGCCCTCTCGCGATGGTTTCCTGCGTCAGCCATACCGGGTACGCACCATGCCGGGACTGCCTCGACGAGCGAACCTGCGGGATCCGGGCCGTGATGAAGAAGGTCCGCGACGCGACGGCCCAAATCCTCGACGAGACCACCCTGGGAGACCTGCTGGAGCAGGAACGGCAGCTTGAGCAGAGGATGGTCGGCCTCGATTTCCACATTTGA
- a CDS encoding DUF3106 domain-containing protein, with amino-acid sequence MNPCLLASLVLALTFGGAVRTAEPPSRTAIRLPVPPPPVPPARKAPSDLFRELLAATPEERDAFLAARSPAARDLIRTKLQEFEALPREQRERRLRVAEIEFHFAALLRAPAEGRARLLAGVPIEWRALFEDRLRTWDALPEARRQELIPGGRPTLELLTRLRSADTATRTGAATAAMPPPLRTRGTAAGPATGPDDLQRFLTLNRSERTKILKRMTPGDRSRAEQTLVQLQQLPEPQREQVVRGLRRYLEMAPAQREAFLVSAERWQQLSPSERDAWRRTVGRVAGSVPQPMPPARGVTGQMSEGAAGR; translated from the coding sequence ATGAACCCCTGCCTGCTTGCGAGTTTGGTGCTGGCGTTGACGTTTGGAGGGGCCGTCCGGACGGCCGAGCCGCCGTCACGCACGGCGATCCGGCTCCCGGTTCCCCCGCCGCCGGTTCCGCCCGCGCGCAAGGCGCCCTCCGATCTCTTCCGAGAACTCCTGGCGGCCACGCCGGAAGAACGCGATGCCTTCCTTGCCGCGCGTTCCCCGGCGGCCCGCGACCTGATCCGCACCAAGCTTCAGGAGTTTGAGGCCCTGCCCCGGGAACAACGGGAGCGGCGTCTGCGCGTCGCCGAAATCGAATTTCACTTTGCCGCCCTGTTGCGGGCTCCCGCCGAGGGGCGCGCGCGGCTCCTGGCCGGGGTCCCCATCGAGTGGCGGGCTCTCTTTGAGGATCGCTTGCGCACCTGGGACGCCCTTCCGGAGGCGCGCCGTCAGGAACTGATCCCCGGCGGACGACCGACCTTGGAGCTCCTCACCCGGTTGCGCAGTGCCGATACCGCCACCCGGACCGGGGCCGCGACCGCCGCCATGCCGCCCCCGCTTCGGACTCGTGGCACCGCAGCAGGCCCAGCCACGGGTCCTGACGACCTTCAGCGGTTCCTGACACTCAACCGGTCCGAACGGACAAAGATCCTCAAGCGCATGACCCCGGGAGATCGGTCGCGGGCGGAACAGACCCTCGTCCAGCTGCAGCAGCTTCCGGAGCCTCAACGCGAGCAGGTGGTGCGGGGTCTCCGCCGATACCTGGAGATGGCGCCCGCGCAGCGGGAGGCCTTTCTCGTCAGCGCCGAACGATGGCAGCAGCTTTCGCCGTCGGAACGCGATGCCTGGCGTCGCACCGTGGGACGCGTGGCAGGGTCCGTGCCCCAGCCCATGCCGCCCGCTCGCGGCGTGACCGGCCAGATGTCAGAGGGCGCCGCGGGTCGCTGA
- a CDS encoding sugar phosphate isomerase/epimerase: MTSLAKFPRGAALWAALFLAGPLSAAPIPSEYRIGGFAVGCQAYTFNRFTAFEAIEKTEAAGGKVIEFYPGQPLSPDDRGVKVGHDMDPAALQQLKDKLQKHGIRAVNYGVVGIPRDEAGARKVFDFAKALGLYAITTESTDAMDTFEPLVREYDIRVAFHNHARQPNNPSYTLWDPQWVMDLVKNRDPRIGACADIGHWQTSGIPAVDGLRILSGRVVSLHAKERLKLGPGQHDVPFGTGGTDMAAVLSELRHQNFEGNISIEYEFNWDHSVPDVAQCVGFVRGWSAANPVE; encoded by the coding sequence ATGACCTCGCTCGCCAAATTCCCCCGCGGTGCCGCCCTGTGGGCGGCCCTGTTCCTCGCCGGACCCCTTTCGGCCGCGCCGATTCCCTCCGAATACCGCATCGGGGGATTCGCCGTGGGATGCCAGGCGTACACGTTCAACCGATTCACCGCCTTCGAGGCCATCGAGAAGACCGAGGCGGCGGGCGGGAAGGTCATCGAGTTCTACCCCGGACAGCCACTGAGCCCGGACGACCGCGGAGTCAAGGTGGGCCATGACATGGACCCGGCCGCCCTTCAACAACTCAAGGACAAGCTTCAGAAACACGGCATCAGGGCGGTCAACTACGGTGTGGTGGGCATCCCCCGGGATGAAGCCGGCGCCCGGAAGGTGTTCGACTTCGCGAAGGCGCTGGGGTTGTACGCGATCACGACGGAATCCACCGATGCCATGGACACGTTTGAACCGCTCGTCCGCGAATACGACATCCGCGTGGCGTTCCACAACCATGCCCGTCAACCGAACAATCCGTCCTACACGCTGTGGGATCCCCAATGGGTGATGGATCTGGTGAAGAACCGGGATCCAAGGATTGGCGCCTGTGCGGACATCGGACACTGGCAGACCAGCGGAATTCCGGCGGTGGACGGGCTCCGGATCCTGTCCGGACGGGTGGTGTCCCTGCACGCCAAGGAGCGCCTGAAGCTGGGTCCCGGCCAGCACGACGTCCCCTTCGGCACGGGGGGCACCGACATGGCGGCGGTCCTGTCCGAACTGCGGCACCAGAACTTCGAGGGCAACATCAGCATCGAGTACGAGTTCAACTGGGACCACTCCGTGCCCGACGTCGCACAGTGCGTCGGCTTTGTCCGGGGCTGGAGTGCGGCAAACCCGGTCGAGTGA